In the genome of Pempheris klunzingeri isolate RE-2024b chromosome 11, fPemKlu1.hap1, whole genome shotgun sequence, one region contains:
- the nup210 gene encoding nuclear pore membrane glycoprotein 210 isoform X1, which translates to MVLLRLSTLLLLLTTFIQVHATAKLNVPKVLLPLARSTKIYFPLETTDGCYRWTSTRPEVASIRAVDEESGRGCSRRAVLQALSTQPSRLTSIILAEDVVTGQVLRCDAIVDIISEIQIVSTTRELHLEDSPLALKIHALDSEGNTFSTLSGLVFDWTLVKNVDVNGFSDSYKSLRVLKFSESTYTPPGYISEMERVGKQGDIILVSGLKTGHAKLKAKIQEPLYKDVGAAEVRLLILENILLSPAHDVYLLAGTSIQYKVLKIRQGKITELSMPSDQYDLHLQNSVVGPNGNPDVAVASLDESTSTVMAIQLGHINVVLDHKSPQMQGVSHLPNSTLYVVEPAYLGFKINPGDSWILETGRVYDILIDVFDKVGNKMYLSDNVRIVTGFPAEYFELQESSLNGSYHRVKALKEGLTLIDATLSAVVDETGRVHALTNSVHNEQDVEIYNPIVLSPSILTFPWQPKVGAYQYTIKATGGSGNFSWSSSNTAVATVTVKGVMRTVSDIGVSVVYAHDLRNPLHFGQMKVYVVEPVAMDFAPCPVETRVGLVLDLPLRIFGLLEEVETERVMLSDCSHFDLQVEDENHGVFELLEERLAPGQDHCSGVRAKALASGYTMLTVSYTHGNVHLSAKITIAAYLPLRAMDPVSMAVVTLGSSKDMLFEGGPRPWVLEPSKFFCSLRAEDEASVSFTLTSPSSHNYNQHWVRATCRALGEQVLEVTVGNEASVTNPFPAVEPAVVKFVCAPPSRLTLVPVYTSPQLDLTCPLLQQSKQVVPVSNYRNPILDLAAFDQQGRKFDNFSSLSIMWESTKVSLASIEPTMPMELLQLEDSNKQMKLHGRQTVLVHQQTGIAAITVTALGYQHSHLSAARVPSPYDPLTPVSATLELLLVEDVKISPDTVTIYNHPDVGANLALQEGSGYFFVNASAKRIVDVAFQEAQRTVQVSPIHPGEVKVMVHDLCLPFPGPAKATVHVSDILEVYVRVVDKVEIGKYVRAYVRVLDDDMKPFPASYFSFMNVELKAASAIVSLKPLAESTENDTAVFLVKGISIGQTTLSAVVVAKNGRQIASVPQQIEVFPPFKLIPRKMTLLIGAMMQITSEGGPQPQSNILFSISNEKTASVNGVGHVTGVAIGNVTVTGLVQAIDAESGKLVIVSQDQVQVEVVQLTGIRIRAPITRIKTGAQMPVYVMGLTNSQTPFSFGNALPSLTFHWSTTKRDILDVQTRHTEANMELQSEHNFGMRVTGKTRGRTGLKVMLRVTDPEAGQTVGNLQELTDEIQIQVYDELQMLNPEVKAGEILMAPNSALKLQTNRDGVGGLSYRMLACPDQLVIAQVDDKGLLFSGSLTGISSLLITSQETTGVNQTLILAVKVVPVSYVRFSTSPVLYTQTRESLKAFPLGIVLTFIVHFHASTGETLHSSNSRLTFSTNRDDLVQVGTGPDNRTLTVRTVNVGLTLLAVWDSGNMAVADYVPIPVEQTIYPHEAHRVVVGDVVCFSAQLASPDGANGTWNSSANGILQVDPKTGAAVARDSGTVTVYYEIPGILKTYTEVVIEAPSRTAAVAQSTPVRNGKETKVLLTTREKGTNLIGTCSSAQIEAISQLQPETSLSCHLSFTSDTVDFSANDVFKTRTNFDPSIGLYTCSITLKPVTDQQTRVLSMSMTNLLVRTVPEGSGFSGEQVSATLPIEPGLYSEPTELQLSNLHPSAELTVYGPSAAHLSNMEVVSTSPNIVVQEKEVYHGFPSFSKYTVSAVDPQAAFSGSISISSASCGRSLVIPVTLIHVADPSAATQAAAPPVASMPGGHSLHSFISCYQMMFFTLFALLAGTAIIIIVLHTVFSPREQAYHPAFIPRTPTSGSGFDSPEENSYNRRIPRSDPRASPRLLFSPDYKS; encoded by the exons ATGGTTCTGTTAAGATTATCAACGCTGTTGCTGTTATTAACAACGTTTATTCAAGTTCACGCTACCGCCAAACTAAATGTTCCCAAAGTGTTGCTACCGCTTGCTAGAAGTACAAAGATTTACTTCCCATTGGAGACTACTGACGGGTGCTACAGATG GACTTCCACCAGACCAGAGGTGGCGAGCATCCGGGCCGTGGATGAAGAGAGCGGCCGAGGCTGCTCCAGGAGAGCTGTTCTCCAGGCTCTCTCCACCCAGCCCTCCAGACTGACCAGCATCATCCTGGCTGAAGATGTTG TTACAGGACAGGTACTGCGCTGTGATGCTATTGTCGACATCATCAGTGAGATCCAGATAGTGTCGACAACTAGAGAGCTGCATCTTGAGGACTCACCGCTGGCACTCAAAATTCATGCACTGGACTCTGAAG GAAACACCTTCAGCACCCTCTCAGGTCTAGTGTTTGACTGGACCTTAGTGAAAAATGTAGATGTGAATGGTTTCTCTGACTCTTACAAATCATTACG GGTACTTAAATTCTCTGAGTCAACATACACACCCCCTGGATACATATCTGAAATGGAGCGTGTCGGGAAACAAGGCGATATTATTTTGGTGTCAGGACTGAAAACGGGACATGCTAAGTTGAAGGCCAAAATACAGGAGCCATTGTATAAG GATGTGGGTGCCGCAGAGGTGAGACTGCTGATTTTAGAGAACATCTTGCTGAGTCCTGCACATGATGTCTACTTGCTGGCGGGAACGTCCATCCAATACAAAGTCCTGAAGATAAGGCAGGGCAAGATCACAG AGCTCTCTATGCCGAGTGATCAGTATGACCTGCACCTTCAGAACAGTGTGGTTGGCCCCAACGGAAACCCAGATGTTGCTGTGGCCAGTCTGGATGAAAGCACCTCCACAGTTATGGCAATTCAACTGGGACACATCAACGTCGTGCTGGATCATAAGA GCCCTCAAATGCAAGGAGTGTCTCACCTACCCAACAGCACGCTGTATGTCGTTGAACCAGCCTACCTCG GTTTTAAAATTAATCCGGGAGACAGCTGGATTCTTGAAACAGGCAGAGTATATGATATCCTCATAGATGTATTTGATAAAGTCGGCAACAAAATGTACCTCTCTGAT AATGTCCGTATCGTCACTGGTTTCCCCGCGGAGTACTTTGAACTCCAGGAGTCTTCTCTGAATGGATCGTATCATCGCGTCAAGGCGCTCAAAGAAGGCCTCACTCTCATTGATGCCACCCTAAGTGCTGTTGTGGATGAA ACTGGAAGGGTCCATGCACTCACTAACTCAGTCCACAATGAACAGGATGTAGAAATCTACAATCCTATCGTTCTTAGTCCCAGTATTCTCACATTTCCATGGCAGCCTAAGGTCGGAGCCTATCAGTACACAATAAAG GCAACAGGAGGGAGTGGGAATTTTAGCTGGTCTTCCTCCAATACAGCTGTCGCCACCGTGACCGTGAAAGGAGTGATGAGAACAGTCAGTGACATTGGCGTCAGTGTAGTTTATGCTCATGATTTACGCAACCCACTTCACTTTGGCCAGATGAAG GTGTATGTTGTTGAGCCCGTGGCCATGGACTTTGCTCCTTGCCCAGTAGAAACCAGGGTGGGCCTGGTTCTTGATCTGCCCCTGAGGATTTTCGgcctgctggaggaggtggagactgAGCGGGTCATGCTGAGTGACTGCTCCCACTTTGACCTGCAGGTTGAGGATGAAAATCATGGCGTGTTTGAGCTACTAGAAG AGAGGCTGGCTCCAGGCCAGGACCACTGCAGTGGGGTTAGAGCCAAGGCGCTGGCTTCCGGGTACACCATGCTTACTGTCAGCTACACCCATGGCAATGTTCACCTCAGTGCCAAGATCACCATTGCTGCCTATCTTCCTCTCAGA GCGATGGACCCTGTATCCATGGCCGTGGTGACTCTGGGATCATCCAAAGACATGTTGTTTGAGGGTGGGCCACGGCCTTGGGTTTTAGAGCCTTCAAAGTTCTTCTGCAGCTTAAGAGCTGAGGATGAAGCCAGCGTGAGCTTCACTCTGACCAGTCCCTCATCTCACAACTATAACCAGCACTGGGTCAGAGCAACCTGCAGAGCCCTGGGAGAGCAG GTGCTGGAGGTGACAGTGGGAAACGAGGCCAGTGTGACCAATCCTTTTCCTGCTGTGGAGCCAGCAGTGGTCAAGTTTGTATGTGCCCCTCCGTCTCGCCTCACCCTGGTCCCAGTGTATACCAGCCCACAGCTGGACCTGACCTGcccactgctgcagcagagcaagCAAGTG GTGCCTGTTTCAAATTACCGTAACCCCATTTTGGACTTGGCTGCTTTTGATCAACAAGGAAGGAAGTTTGACAACTTTAGCTCTCTGAGCATCATGTGGGAATCAACCAAGGTGTCACTGGCCAGTATTGAACCCACTATGCCCATGGAGCTACTGCAGCTCGAGGATAGCAACAAACAGATGAAGCTTCATG GACGACAGACAGTTCTTGTCCATCAACAGACAGGCATTGCTGCAATCACAGTGACAGCTCTGGGTTACCAGCATTCACATTTATCAGCAGCCAGAGTTCCCAGTCCG TATGACCCCTTGACCCCGGTCTCAGCCACTCTGGAGCTCCTGTTGGTTGAAGATGTCAAGATTTCTCCCGACACAGTGACCATATACAACCACCCAGATGTGGGG GCAAACTTGGCCCTGCAAGAAGGTTCAggttatttttttgtcaatgcCAGCGCTAAAAGGATAGTGGACGTCGCATTTCAGGAGGCCCAAAGAACAGTTCAG GTTTCTCCCATCCACCCAGGTGAGGTGAAGGTGATGGTCCATGACCTTTGTCTGCCATTTCCAGGACCTGCCAAAGCCACAGTACACGTTTCTGACATCCTGGAGGTTTATGTGAGAGTGGTTGACAAG GTGGAGATTGGCAAATATGTGAGGGCTTATGTCAGAGTCTTGGATGATGATATGAAGCCCTTCCCAGCCAGCTACTTCAGCTTCATGAATGTTGAACTCAAGGCAGCTTCTGCAATAGTCTCTTTAAA ACCATTAGCAGAGTCCACAGAAAATGATACAGCTGTTTTCCTGGTGAAAGGCATTTCTATCGGTCAAACCACTCTGTCAGCTGTTGTTGTGGCAAAAAATGGGAGACAAATTGCATCCGTACCTCAGCAAATTGAG GTATTTCCACCATTCAAACTCATCCCAAGGAAAATGACTCTGTTAATTGGAGCAATGATGCAG ATAACATCGGAGGGTGGCCCTCAGCCTCAGTCCAatattcttttttctatttccaATGAGAAGACAGCCTCTGTTAATGGTGTCGGCCATGTCACAGGGGTCGCCATTGGTAATGTCACTGTGACTGGACTGGTCCAAGCTATTGATGCTGAGTCTGGAAAGCTGGTCATTGTGTCTCAG GATCAAGTACAAGTTGAGGTTGTGCAGTTGACAGGCATTCGAATCAGAGCACCTATCACAAGAATTAAGACTGGAGCACAG ATGCCTGTGTATGTGATGGGTCTGACCAATAGTCAGACACCCTTCTCCTTTGGCAATGCTCTACCCAGCCTCACCTTCCACTGGTCCACTACCAAGAGAGACATTCTGGATGTCCAGAcaagacacacagag GCTAACATGGAGCTCCAGTCAGAACACAACTTTGGCATGAGGGTGACTGGAAAAACAAGAGGGCGGACAGGACTGAAGGTGATGCTCAGAGTTACTGACCCAGAGGCCGGTCAGACAGTCGGGAATCTGCAGGAGCTCACAGATGAGATCCAGATCCAG GTCTATGACGAGCTACAAATGCTTAATCCTGAAGTAAAGGCTGGGGAGATACTGATGGCTCCGAACTCAGCCCTGAAACTCCAGACCAACAG GGACGGTGTGGGTGGACTCTCTTACCGGATGCTTGCTTGCCCTGACCAGCTTGTTATCGCTCAAGTGGATGATAAGGGCCTCCTCTTCTCTGGCTCTCTCACTGgcatctcctctctgctgatcACCTCACAGGAAACCACCGGTGTCAATCAAACCCTGATCCTTGCCGTGAAG GTGGTGCCTGTGTCCTATGTGCGATTCAGTACCAGTCCAGTGCTCTACACGCAGACCAGAGAGAGCCTGAAAGCCTTCCCCCTGGGCATTGTGCTCACCTTCATTGTCCATTTCCATGCCAGCACTGGAGAGACCCTCCACAGTTCCAACTCCCGCCTTACGTTTTCCACAAACAG AGATGATCTGGTGCAGGTGGGGACTGGGCCTGATAACCGCACTCTGACAGTGAGGACGGTCAATGTAGGCCTCACTCTTCTAGCAGTGTGGGACAGTGGGAACATGGCTGTGGCTGACTACGTTCCTATACCTGTGGAGCAGACTATCTACCCACATGAGGCCCACAGAGTGGTGGTGGGGGATGTAGTCTGTTTCTCCGCCCAGTTAGCCAGCCCAGACG GTGCCAATGGTACCTGGAACTCCTCAGCTAATGGTATTCTTCAGGTGGACCCTAAAACTGGTGCAGCAGTAGCCAGAGACTCTGGGACAGTTACCGTGTACTATGAGATACCTGGTATTTTGAAAACATACACCGAG gTAGTGATAGAAGCACCATCAAGGACAGCGGCGGTGGCTCAGTCTACACCTGTCAGGAACGGCAAGGAAACAAAGGTCCTGCTCACTACCAGAGAGAAAGGAACCAACCTCATTG GAACATGCTCCTCTGCCCAGATTGAAGCCATTTCTCAGCTGCAGCCAGAAACCTCTCTCAGCTGCCATCTCAGCTTTACCAGCGATACTGTTGACTTCTCTGCAAATGACGTCTTCAAAACACGTACCAACTTTGACCCCAGCATTG GCCTCTACACATGCTCCATAACCTTGAAGCCAGTGACTGACCAGCAGACCCGCGTGCTCAGCATGTCCATGACCAACCTCCTGGTGAGGACAGTCCCGGAGGGCAGTGGCTTTTCTGGGGAACAAGTCAGTGCCACGCTGCCCATAGAGCCAGGCCTCTACTCTGAACCGACTGAGCTGCAGCTCTCAAACCTTCACCCGTCAGCCGAGCTCACCGTCTACGGCCCCTCTGCTGCCCACCTGTCCAACATGGAG GTTGTGTCTACTTCTCCCAACATTGTTGTCCAAGAGAAGGAAGTATACCATGGCTTCCCCAGTTTCTCAAAGTACACCGTCAGCGCTGTGGACCCTCAGGCAGCGTTCTCTGGTTCGATTTCCATAAGCAGTGCCTCCTGCGGCCGCAGTCTCGTCATCCCAGTCACTTTGATTCACGTGGCTGATCCCAGTGCTGCCACACAAG cagctgctcctccagttGCTTCCATGCCAGGGGGCCACTCCCTGCACAGCTTCATCAGCTGCTACCAGATGATGTTCTTCACCCTGTTCGCTCTGCTGGCCGGTACAGCTATCATCATCATCG TCCTCCACACTGTGTTCTCTCCAAGGGAACAAGCTTACCATCCCGCTTTCATCCCGAGGACGCCAACATCCGGCTCAG GTTTTGACAGTCCAGAGGAGAATTCCTACAACCGCAGAATACCGAGGAGCGACCCAAGAGCCAGCCCCAGGCTTCTTTTTTCTCCAGACTACAAGTCCTGA